A window of the Candidatus Dadabacteria bacterium genome harbors these coding sequences:
- the purL gene encoding phosphoribosylformylglycinamidine synthase subunit PurL translates to MNKAPLKFALDHGLTESEYQKIIETLGREPNSTEIGILGAMWSEHCSYKSSKVHLRKFPTTGEQVIQGPGENAGVVDIGDGDCVVFKMESHNHPSFIEPYQGAATGVGGILRDIFTMGARPVALLNSLRFGNPDLQKTKFLVEGVVSGIAGYGNCMGIPTVGGEIYFDDCYNGNPLVNAFALGVTKEDNIFRGYASGEGNPVIYVGSKTGRDGIQGAIMASDTFTEETEEKRPAVQVGDPFTEKLLLEACLELFKTDCVVGIQDMGAAGLTSSSTEMADRAGTGLEIQIDRVPRREEGMTPYEVMLSESQERMLVVLEKGKENTARDIFRKWNLDFSIIGKVTDSGRLTIVEEGSTVADLPVSLITSGAPTYERPVKRPAYLNKIKKLDSEDIPEPEDIERTFLEILSSPTVSSKKWVYEQYDHMVRTDTVLGPGADSAIIRLKGTHKGIAMTSNVNSRYCYLSPREGTKIAVAESVRNLACCGASPLAITDCLNFGNPENSEIMWQFQESVEGMSEAARTFNTPVVSGNVSLYNETEGVAIFPTPTVAMVGLIEDIAKTVTSWFQDPGDLVILLGGAIEEDIGGSEYLNIQHGLIDGKPPSIDLDKEKKLAEMLIACASQSILKSAHDISEGGFTVALAECCFSPDGTRGVLVKAPDINENSLRGDLFLFSETQSRVIASISEANWGRIEEMASNYGVPALRAGVVIDNDRFCVEDLIDMKISAVHDAWSMGFQRSLSVPEG, encoded by the coding sequence ATGAATAAAGCACCTCTCAAGTTCGCCCTTGACCACGGCCTCACCGAGAGCGAATACCAAAAGATAATCGAAACCCTGGGAAGAGAGCCCAACTCGACAGAAATCGGAATTCTGGGAGCCATGTGGTCTGAGCACTGCTCCTACAAAAGCTCCAAGGTGCATCTCCGGAAGTTTCCCACAACCGGAGAGCAGGTCATACAGGGCCCGGGAGAAAACGCGGGAGTGGTGGATATAGGGGATGGCGACTGTGTCGTCTTCAAGATGGAAAGCCACAACCACCCCTCCTTCATAGAACCTTACCAGGGCGCCGCCACCGGGGTCGGGGGGATACTCCGGGACATATTCACCATGGGAGCAAGGCCGGTGGCGCTTTTAAACTCCCTTCGCTTTGGAAACCCGGATCTTCAGAAAACAAAATTCCTTGTCGAAGGGGTCGTATCGGGAATAGCCGGCTATGGGAACTGCATGGGTATTCCCACTGTAGGAGGAGAGATATATTTTGACGATTGCTATAACGGAAACCCTCTTGTAAACGCCTTCGCTCTCGGAGTAACGAAAGAAGACAACATCTTCCGCGGATATGCGTCGGGCGAAGGGAATCCCGTGATATACGTCGGATCAAAGACCGGAAGAGACGGCATACAGGGGGCCATCATGGCATCTGACACTTTTACAGAGGAAACCGAAGAGAAAAGGCCCGCGGTACAGGTGGGAGATCCGTTTACGGAAAAACTTCTTCTTGAAGCCTGCCTGGAACTGTTTAAGACTGATTGTGTTGTCGGCATACAGGACATGGGAGCCGCGGGACTCACATCCTCTTCAACGGAAATGGCTGATCGTGCGGGAACAGGCCTCGAGATTCAAATCGACAGGGTTCCAAGGCGAGAAGAAGGCATGACTCCCTATGAAGTGATGCTTTCTGAATCGCAGGAAAGAATGCTTGTAGTCTTGGAAAAGGGCAAGGAAAATACAGCCCGGGATATCTTCAGGAAATGGAACCTTGATTTTTCGATTATCGGCAAGGTGACCGATTCTGGAAGACTGACTATTGTAGAAGAAGGAAGCACAGTTGCGGACCTGCCCGTAAGCCTCATAACCTCCGGAGCGCCAACTTACGAAAGACCGGTAAAAAGACCCGCCTACCTGAACAAAATAAAAAAACTGGATTCGGAGGATATCCCCGAACCTGAAGATATTGAAAGAACTTTCCTTGAGATTCTGTCTTCTCCGACTGTATCGAGCAAGAAATGGGTTTACGAGCAGTATGACCACATGGTAAGAACCGACACCGTTTTGGGACCAGGAGCGGATTCCGCGATAATAAGGCTCAAGGGAACTCATAAAGGGATCGCAATGACATCTAATGTTAATTCTAGATATTGTTATCTAAGTCCTCGTGAAGGAACTAAAATAGCTGTCGCGGAAAGTGTCAGAAATCTGGCCTGCTGTGGTGCCTCTCCCCTTGCGATCACCGACTGTCTTAATTTTGGAAACCCTGAAAATTCCGAGATAATGTGGCAGTTCCAAGAAAGCGTTGAAGGCATGTCGGAAGCCGCAAGAACGTTCAATACGCCTGTTGTAAGCGGCAACGTCAGTCTTTACAACGAAACCGAGGGTGTCGCAATATTCCCTACCCCGACTGTGGCAATGGTGGGCCTTATAGAAGATATCGCCAAAACCGTCACTTCTTGGTTTCAAGATCCTGGAGATTTAGTGATACTGCTCGGAGGAGCCATAGAAGAAGATATAGGAGGTAGTGAGTACCTCAATATCCAACACGGCTTGATTGACGGGAAACCACCTTCAATTGATCTTGATAAAGAGAAAAAGCTTGCCGAAATGTTGATTGCATGCGCTTCTCAAAGTATACTTAAATCGGCGCATGATATATCTGAGGGCGGCTTTACTGTAGCGCTCGCGGAATGCTGCTTTAGTCCAGACGGTACAAGGGGGGTCTTGGTAAAAGCGCCCGATATAAATGAAAACTCTCTTAGAGGCGATCTGTTTCTTTTCTCCGAAACGCAATCCAGAGTAATAGCTAGCATAAGCGAAGCCAATTGGGGAAGAATAGAAGAGATGGCGAGTAATTACGGCGTTCCCGCGCTGCGTGCCGGAGTAGTCATTGATAACGACAGGTTCTGCGTTGAAGATTTAATCGACATGAAAATCTCAGCAGTTCACGATGCATGGTCTATGGGCTTTCAGAGGAGTCTTTCGGTCCCAGAGGGGTGA
- a CDS encoding HAD family hydrolase, with product MRKYSAVLFDLFDTIVMFEPSLLPEVTINGEVHNSTAQHVFTKMRSSLGGMEFSDFYTPFVESYTELLELRKKDLREHPNRKRFEIFLEKTGINGSDDLPDRFVRSHMESLCGAVVYPEHHTEVLSYLKEKGYRLSLVSNFDHAPTVRELLEKFRIADFFEDVVISEEIGWRKPHRKMFESALAKLDESPQNAVFIGDNPEADIKGSSESGIDSVWVKRKEELTRAKPKFIIKDLIELREII from the coding sequence ATGAGAAAATATTCGGCGGTGCTTTTTGACCTTTTCGACACGATTGTAATGTTCGAACCTTCACTCCTGCCCGAGGTGACTATTAACGGAGAGGTACATAACTCAACCGCCCAACACGTTTTCACAAAGATGCGCTCAAGCCTCGGAGGAATGGAGTTCTCGGACTTCTATACGCCTTTTGTTGAGAGCTACACAGAGCTTCTTGAACTCAGGAAAAAGGATCTGAGAGAGCATCCGAACAGAAAAAGGTTTGAGATATTCCTTGAGAAGACGGGCATCAACGGAAGTGACGACTTGCCTGACAGGTTTGTACGCTCACACATGGAAAGCCTCTGCGGAGCGGTTGTATACCCCGAGCACCACACTGAAGTTCTTTCCTACCTAAAGGAAAAAGGATACAGGCTTTCCCTGGTCTCAAACTTTGATCACGCTCCCACGGTGCGGGAGCTGCTCGAAAAATTCAGGATCGCGGATTTTTTCGAAGATGTAGTGATATCAGAAGAAATAGGCTGGAGAAAACCTCACCGGAAGATGTTTGAATCCGCTCTCGCGAAACTTGATGAGAGTCCGCAAAATGCCGTTTTCATAGGGGACAACCCCGAAGCAGACATAAAAGGGTCTTCTGAGTCAGGAATTGATTCCGTGTGGGTAAAAAGAAAGGAAGAACTCACCCGAGCAAAACCGAAATTCATCATAAAAGACCTGATAGAACTGAGAGAAATAATCTGA
- the purF gene encoding amidophosphoribosyltransferase: MKMAKLREECGVFGIYDHPAAANFTYLGLYSLQHRGQESAGIVSTDGEKLYSHREMGLVTEVFDEESILKLKGTTAIGHVRYSTTGSSNNKNTQPLIMNYEKGELAVGHNGNLTNARVLRHKLEKEGSIFQSTTDTEVIVHLIARSKEKTFLGRIIEALTECKGAYCLLFLTPKGLVAARDPHGFRPLVLGKIDNSYVVASESCAFELIGADYIREVAPGEIIFINEKGIRSFNPLPKKQHKYCVFENIYFSRPDSFVQGKNIYQMRKNMGKQLAIESPADADIVVAVPDSGTPAAMGYAEQLGIPFETGFLRSHYIGRTFIEPQQSIRNFGVKLKLSVIKEVIDGKKIVVVDDSIVRGTTSRKIVKMIRDAGAKEVHMRISSPPMKFSCYYGIDTPLKEELIAHSLEVEKIKDYITSDTLGYLSRDGVAKAVTNGDESLNGKSSYCFACFDGNYPVEITDEKVSHQQMDLF, translated from the coding sequence GTGAAAATGGCAAAGCTACGCGAAGAGTGCGGAGTCTTTGGAATATATGATCATCCAGCCGCTGCCAATTTTACCTATCTCGGTCTCTACTCTCTCCAACACAGAGGTCAGGAAAGCGCTGGCATAGTGTCAACCGACGGTGAGAAGCTTTACTCTCACCGGGAGATGGGACTCGTAACCGAAGTTTTTGATGAAGAGTCCATATTGAAGCTTAAAGGCACTACCGCAATCGGCCACGTAAGGTATTCCACAACAGGCTCAAGCAACAACAAGAATACCCAGCCTCTGATTATGAATTACGAAAAAGGAGAGCTAGCGGTCGGACACAATGGCAATCTCACAAATGCGAGAGTGCTGAGACACAAGCTTGAGAAAGAAGGTTCCATATTCCAGTCAACCACAGATACCGAGGTAATCGTACACCTCATAGCGAGATCAAAAGAAAAAACCTTCTTGGGAAGAATCATCGAAGCCCTTACCGAATGCAAAGGAGCTTATTGTCTTTTATTTCTTACTCCCAAAGGGCTAGTAGCTGCACGTGATCCCCACGGATTCCGGCCCCTTGTTCTCGGGAAGATTGATAATTCTTACGTTGTGGCCTCCGAGTCATGTGCTTTTGAACTAATAGGAGCTGATTATATAAGGGAAGTAGCACCAGGGGAAATAATATTCATAAATGAGAAAGGAATCAGGTCATTCAATCCGCTTCCGAAAAAACAGCACAAATACTGCGTATTTGAGAACATATATTTCTCGAGACCCGATTCGTTTGTCCAAGGAAAAAACATCTATCAGATGAGGAAAAACATGGGGAAACAACTCGCAATTGAATCTCCCGCCGACGCGGACATCGTCGTGGCCGTACCAGATTCGGGAACGCCGGCGGCCATGGGATACGCCGAGCAGTTGGGAATCCCTTTTGAAACCGGCTTCCTGCGGAGTCACTATATCGGAAGAACCTTTATTGAACCTCAACAATCAATAAGAAACTTCGGAGTGAAACTGAAACTCAGCGTGATAAAAGAGGTCATAGACGGGAAAAAAATAGTAGTGGTTGACGACTCCATAGTAAGAGGGACAACCAGCAGAAAAATCGTCAAGATGATACGCGATGCCGGTGCCAAGGAAGTTCACATGAGAATAAGTTCACCTCCGATGAAGTTCTCATGCTACTACGGCATAGATACTCCTCTCAAAGAAGAACTCATAGCGCATTCTCTCGAAGTAGAAAAAATAAAGGACTACATAACTTCCGATACTCTGGGATACTTAAGCAGAGATGGGGTAGCAAAAGCGGTCACCAACGGTGACGAGTCCCTTAATGGAAAATCAAGCTACTGTTTTGCGTGTTTTGACGGAAATTATCCGGTGGAAATAACAGACGAGAAAGTGTCGCATCAACAAATGGACCTTTTTTAG
- a CDS encoding cobalamin biosynthesis protein CbiX produces the protein MKALILVDHGSTVEEANALLEKVAERARAYPGSPFDMVEHCHMELCEPSIKEAFRKCVAAGASDITVHPYFLVPGRHSKSDIPRMVAEAARDFPQVSYRVTEPLGLHDKIIEVVFERSLG, from the coding sequence ATGAAGGCTCTAATTCTGGTTGATCACGGAAGCACTGTAGAAGAAGCAAACGCCCTTCTTGAGAAAGTGGCCGAGAGGGCAAGGGCTTACCCGGGCTCCCCGTTTGATATGGTTGAGCACTGCCACATGGAACTCTGCGAACCGTCAATAAAGGAGGCTTTTCGCAAATGCGTAGCGGCCGGCGCGAGTGACATAACAGTCCACCCGTACTTTCTCGTACCGGGAAGACACTCAAAGTCAGACATACCCCGAATGGTGGCGGAAGCAGCTCGGGATTTTCCGCAGGTGAGCTACAGGGTCACGGAACCGCTTGGACTTCACGACAAGATAATAGAAGTTGTATTTGAAAGATCGCTTGGGTAA
- a CDS encoding AMP-binding protein, with translation MQRFTRTEKKLPSIRSAKHITTIQQMLEENSALYADKIAYSVRKKDLSLSSLVFSEVFTLFAGLSAHLRSLGLKKGEHVAIVGENSPQWAISYFAAIWAGAIAVPLDARAKTEHIKQVLVLSDSRFLIASAPFVKTLGDIGTVEHIIPMEEALNLRTDVEKTKPPEKTEPEDIADIVFTSGTTGNPKGVMLSHANIMSNLNTLYCAFPITDKDTAFSILPIHHVYERIGGILLSFCCGQRVFFARSIKPNEMLSDLKAARPTVWLNTPLILERLLGRIEQAKAKSFFTRMLPSGLFGKMAKKRLGLDRLRLIVSGGAALSEAASLGLEKYRFPLLQGYGMSETAAVISVNPPSAPKNTSGGMVLEGIEVEIRDMDTEGVGEICARGPNIMLGYYKNPRATKEILSDDGWLRTGDLGYFDDGGYLHITGRKKSVIVTKGGKNISPEEIEEKLTPLETVEEAVVFSPDDERIQAVIFPQKEGISRRLGNTPQDGDDESVWDILKSDISALNRRLEAHKRISHFAVARKELPKTTTRKVKRYLFRNMDIPRTTKFIQPPEDK, from the coding sequence ATGCAAAGATTCACCCGCACTGAAAAAAAACTGCCCTCCATAAGAAGCGCGAAACATATAACAACCATACAGCAGATGCTTGAGGAAAATTCTGCCCTCTACGCGGACAAGATCGCCTATTCCGTAAGAAAAAAGGATCTGTCGCTAAGCTCTCTTGTTTTCAGTGAAGTCTTTACTCTTTTCGCCGGGCTTTCTGCCCACTTGAGATCCCTAGGTCTTAAGAAGGGAGAACATGTTGCCATAGTGGGAGAAAACAGCCCGCAATGGGCAATCTCCTACTTTGCGGCAATATGGGCGGGTGCAATAGCCGTACCACTTGACGCTAGGGCTAAAACGGAACACATAAAGCAGGTTCTCGTGCTTTCAGATTCAAGATTCCTTATCGCCTCGGCACCATTCGTAAAAACTTTGGGCGACATTGGGACCGTCGAGCACATAATACCGATGGAGGAAGCTCTTAATTTAAGGACCGATGTCGAAAAAACCAAACCACCAGAAAAAACAGAACCCGAGGACATAGCTGATATAGTTTTCACCTCGGGAACCACCGGCAACCCCAAGGGCGTAATGCTCTCCCACGCAAACATAATGTCTAACCTTAATACACTCTACTGCGCTTTTCCCATAACAGATAAAGACACCGCTTTTTCCATACTTCCCATCCACCACGTGTATGAGAGAATAGGCGGAATACTGCTTTCTTTCTGCTGCGGGCAGAGAGTGTTTTTCGCAAGAAGCATAAAACCGAATGAAATGCTCTCGGATCTCAAGGCCGCAAGACCCACGGTGTGGCTAAACACCCCTTTGATACTGGAGAGACTGCTCGGAAGAATAGAACAGGCCAAGGCAAAAAGCTTTTTCACAAGGATGCTTCCTTCGGGGCTCTTTGGAAAGATGGCGAAAAAGCGCCTGGGTCTTGACCGCCTGAGACTCATAGTAAGCGGCGGGGCCGCCTTATCCGAGGCAGCTTCTTTGGGACTCGAAAAATACAGATTTCCCCTGCTTCAGGGATACGGAATGAGCGAGACAGCCGCGGTTATATCAGTAAATCCCCCTTCAGCGCCAAAAAACACAAGCGGCGGAATGGTGCTTGAAGGAATCGAGGTTGAGATAAGGGATATGGACACAGAAGGGGTCGGGGAGATATGCGCCAGGGGCCCGAACATAATGCTGGGTTACTATAAGAACCCCAGGGCGACAAAAGAGATTCTCTCCGATGACGGCTGGCTCAGAACCGGTGACCTTGGCTATTTTGACGACGGGGGCTATCTGCACATAACGGGAAGGAAAAAATCGGTTATCGTAACCAAGGGAGGAAAGAACATCTCTCCCGAGGAGATCGAGGAGAAGCTTACCCCGCTTGAAACGGTTGAAGAAGCCGTTGTATTCAGCCCGGATGACGAAAGGATACAGGCCGTGATATTTCCGCAGAAGGAGGGAATTTCAAGAAGGCTCGGGAACACCCCGCAGGACGGAGATGATGAAAGCGTGTGGGATATTCTCAAAAGCGACATAAGCGCACTTAACCGCCGCCTTGAAGCCCACAAAAGAATCAGCCACTTCGCGGTCGCAAGAAAAGAACTTCCGAAAACCACTACGAGAAAGGTGAAAAGATATCTTTTCAGGAACATGGACATACCCAGGACCACGAAGTTCATCCAGCCCCCGGAGGACAAATGA
- a CDS encoding M20/M25/M40 family metallo-hydrolase produces the protein MIQEQRMTEHLMDIIRIDSPSRREKDVAVRLEEEMKDLGAECFYDDAGEKVGADTGNMIVRIPGTKENAPPFFLCSHMDTVSPGEGIKPRVQDGVMRSDGTTILGSDDKSGVSIIVEVLRTLRENDIPHSDIEVAFTICEEVGLLGAKFLDTSSFKSTYGIVLDSSTPDRLVLRCPCSDIMDVKIYGVEAHSGLCPENGISAVEILSEAISRMKLGRIDHETTANIGKVNGGSAINIVPGLVEVKAEARSHDPKKLDAQIQHMCECFLEAAGSRELFLDGERLFARAEVETERVYPVMNVSPQAVVTKLVLKAAENIHHDIELHTSGGGCDANYINEKGIECVNLGTGMYELHTVNEYLLIDEFRRSAEIVLETIKLHSESN, from the coding sequence ATGATCCAAGAACAAAGAATGACCGAACACCTGATGGACATCATACGGATAGACAGTCCGTCAAGAAGAGAAAAAGATGTAGCCGTAAGGCTTGAAGAAGAGATGAAAGATCTCGGTGCTGAATGTTTCTATGACGACGCCGGTGAGAAAGTCGGCGCGGATACGGGAAATATGATAGTAAGGATTCCCGGAACGAAAGAAAACGCCCCGCCCTTTTTCCTCTGCTCCCACATGGATACAGTAAGCCCGGGAGAGGGAATAAAACCGAGAGTGCAGGACGGCGTCATGAGAAGCGACGGCACTACAATACTCGGAAGCGACGATAAAAGCGGCGTATCCATAATAGTCGAAGTGCTTCGTACCCTGAGAGAAAACGATATCCCGCACTCCGATATAGAAGTGGCTTTTACGATCTGTGAAGAGGTCGGCCTTCTGGGGGCGAAGTTCCTTGACACTTCAAGCTTTAAAAGCACCTACGGGATAGTTCTTGACAGCAGCACACCAGATAGACTTGTCCTCAGGTGCCCATGCTCAGACATAATGGACGTGAAGATATACGGCGTAGAAGCGCATTCAGGACTCTGCCCGGAGAACGGAATAAGCGCGGTGGAAATCCTAAGCGAGGCAATCTCCAGAATGAAGCTCGGGAGGATAGACCATGAGACAACCGCAAACATAGGAAAGGTAAACGGGGGGTCCGCCATAAACATAGTTCCGGGGCTGGTTGAAGTAAAAGCCGAAGCGCGAAGCCACGACCCGAAAAAACTGGACGCGCAGATACAGCACATGTGCGAGTGCTTTCTGGAAGCGGCCGGGAGCAGAGAGCTTTTCCTTGACGGAGAACGGCTCTTTGCCCGCGCGGAGGTAGAGACAGAACGCGTTTACCCGGTAATGAACGTCTCCCCGCAGGCAGTTGTGACGAAACTCGTACTCAAAGCGGCGGAGAACATCCACCACGACATAGAACTTCACACAAGCGGCGGAGGGTGCGACGCGAACTACATAAACGAAAAGGGAATCGAGTGCGTAAACCTGGGAACCGGAATGTATGAGCTTCACACCGTAAACGAATATCTTCTGATCGATGAATTCCGAAGATCGGCGGAGATAGTCCTTGAAACCATAAAACTCCATTCGGAAAGCAACTGA
- a CDS encoding Fis family transcriptional regulator, with translation MKDKNIGTSFDSWLDEEGIRQEVTTNAIKRVLAHQVVATMEKDGLTRTAMARRMRTSLGTLDRLLDTENGTVTLTTLQKAATAVGREVRLDLV, from the coding sequence GTGAAAGACAAAAACATCGGAACATCTTTTGATAGCTGGCTGGATGAAGAAGGCATCAGACAGGAAGTTACTACTAACGCAATAAAGCGCGTATTGGCACATCAGGTGGTAGCAACTATGGAAAAAGATGGTCTTACCAGAACTGCTATGGCAAGGAGAATGCGCACTAGCCTCGGCACCCTCGACCGATTGTTAGACACCGAAAACGGTACGGTTACCTTGACAACCTTGCAGAAAGCTGCCACGGCGGTAGGACGTGAGGTGCGCTTGGACCTTGTATAA
- a CDS encoding type II toxin-antitoxin system RelE/ParE family toxin — translation MIQVLKRLSAYFYRSEEDREPVREWLRSLNPVDRKIIGEDIRKIEFSWPLGMPFVRSLGRGLWEVRSRLVDGRMSRIIFCVEKDRMILLHGFIKKSQKTPKKDIDLAIKRKRGEYL, via the coding sequence ATGATTCAGGTGCTGAAGCGGTTATCGGCATATTTTTACCGCTCAGAGGAAGATCGGGAGCCAGTCCGTGAGTGGTTGCGGAGCCTGAACCCTGTGGATCGTAAGATAATTGGCGAGGATATAAGAAAAATTGAGTTTTCTTGGCCGCTCGGTATGCCGTTTGTGCGTTCATTGGGACGAGGTCTTTGGGAGGTACGCAGCAGACTGGTTGACGGAAGAATGTCGCGGATAATATTCTGCGTAGAGAAAGACAGAATGATACTGTTACACGGCTTCATAAAGAAAAGCCAGAAGACCCCCAAGAAGGACATTGACCTTGCGATCAAGCGAAAAAGGGGAGAATACTTGTGA